In the genome of Pelobacter seleniigenes DSM 18267, one region contains:
- a CDS encoding DNA translocase FtsK, which yields MNKDIPEVSTASRMQKEILGLVWLALGIFLLICLLSYSNDDPSFNNNLNPERIHNLIGVFGAHLADLLYQAFGLTALLWPLGCLHLAWRWLKFREVHFRTTRLIAFLLLQISLGGLLALDLSSVSVFGSRINEAGGAIGRVLVQLLARYLNLGGAAIVLIVFFLVALILSTRFSLVLFIDGILERFGRRLELRREASKARAELRQKEKKLIEIKAPSISTPEPRRLIEAKPQKSKKQSRTQKEEENQVAFAFLEPSGTYHRPGIALLEHDGGEQKPIDRESLTMAARMLEKKLLDFGVEGDVVEVKPGPVVTMYEFAPAPGVKVNKISNLQDDLAMALQAVSIRIVAPIPGRGVVGIEIPNKDRETVYLKEIIDSEAFQRNGGRLPMALGKDIFGQVVVSDLAKMPHLLVAGSTGSGKSVSINTMILSLLYRGTPDDVRLIMIDPKMLELSIYEGIPHLLLPVVTNPKKAALALAWAVREMERRYQLMADKGVRNIDGYNRKLAKELKEAENLPPEPDPAEDILEPGLEDMVIPEAEQELDHGHLPYIVVIVDELADLMMVAGREIEESIARLAQMARAAGIHLILATQRPSVDVITGLIKANFPTRISFKVFSRTDSRTILDSMGAEALLGMGDMLFLPPGVGYLQRVHGAFVSELEVQRVVDFLSKQGQPEYDKSILQAPPAANGAEDGEEEYDERWDEALKIVTDTRQASISMLQRRLRVGYNRAARMIERMETEGIVGPSDGSGKPREVLARKME from the coding sequence ATGAACAAAGACATCCCGGAAGTCTCAACAGCAAGTCGCATGCAGAAGGAAATTCTCGGCCTGGTCTGGCTGGCTCTGGGGATTTTTCTACTGATCTGCCTGCTCAGCTACAGCAACGACGATCCGTCTTTCAACAATAACCTCAACCCGGAGCGGATTCATAATCTGATCGGCGTGTTCGGCGCCCATCTGGCGGATCTGCTCTATCAGGCCTTCGGGCTGACCGCTCTGCTCTGGCCCCTGGGCTGCCTGCACCTGGCCTGGCGCTGGTTGAAATTCAGGGAAGTTCATTTCCGCACGACCAGGCTCATCGCCTTCCTGCTGCTGCAGATCTCCCTGGGCGGACTGCTAGCTCTCGACCTGTCTTCAGTCTCCGTCTTCGGCAGCCGGATCAATGAAGCCGGCGGCGCCATCGGCCGGGTGCTGGTCCAGTTGCTGGCACGTTATCTCAACCTGGGCGGGGCCGCTATCGTCCTGATCGTCTTTTTCCTGGTGGCACTGATCCTCTCCACCCGCTTTTCCCTGGTGCTGTTCATCGACGGGATTCTGGAGCGCTTTGGCAGACGCCTCGAACTGCGTCGCGAAGCCAGCAAAGCCCGCGCTGAGCTGCGCCAGAAAGAGAAAAAGCTGATCGAAATCAAAGCCCCGTCCATCAGCACCCCGGAACCGCGCCGGCTCATTGAGGCCAAACCCCAGAAAAGTAAAAAGCAAAGCCGGACCCAGAAAGAGGAAGAAAACCAGGTCGCCTTTGCCTTTCTGGAACCGAGTGGAACCTACCATCGACCGGGGATCGCCCTGTTGGAACATGACGGCGGAGAACAAAAACCCATCGACCGCGAAAGCCTGACCATGGCCGCCCGGATGCTGGAAAAGAAACTCCTCGATTTCGGCGTCGAAGGGGACGTGGTCGAAGTCAAACCCGGCCCGGTTGTCACCATGTACGAATTTGCCCCGGCTCCCGGGGTCAAGGTCAACAAGATCTCCAATCTGCAGGATGACCTGGCCATGGCTCTGCAAGCGGTCTCGATCCGCATTGTGGCGCCGATCCCCGGCCGCGGCGTGGTCGGTATCGAAATCCCCAACAAGGACCGCGAAACCGTCTACCTTAAGGAAATCATCGATTCGGAGGCCTTTCAGCGCAATGGCGGGAGACTGCCCATGGCGCTGGGCAAGGATATCTTCGGCCAAGTGGTTGTTTCGGACCTGGCCAAAATGCCGCACCTGCTGGTGGCCGGCTCGACCGGCAGCGGGAAATCCGTGTCCATCAACACCATGATCCTTTCGCTGCTGTATCGGGGAACCCCGGACGACGTGCGGCTGATCATGATCGATCCGAAGATGCTCGAGCTGTCCATTTACGAAGGCATTCCCCACCTGCTCCTGCCGGTGGTGACCAACCCGAAAAAAGCTGCCCTGGCCCTGGCCTGGGCGGTTCGGGAAATGGAACGTCGCTACCAGCTCATGGCCGATAAAGGGGTGCGGAATATCGACGGCTATAACCGCAAGCTTGCCAAAGAGTTGAAAGAAGCCGAAAACCTTCCCCCGGAACCGGATCCGGCCGAGGACATACTGGAACCGGGGCTGGAAGACATGGTCATTCCCGAAGCGGAACAGGAGCTCGACCATGGTCACCTGCCCTATATCGTCGTCATTGTCGACGAGTTGGCCGACCTGATGATGGTTGCCGGCCGGGAGATCGAAGAATCCATCGCCCGTCTGGCTCAAATGGCCCGGGCTGCCGGCATCCACCTGATCCTGGCCACCCAGCGACCCAGCGTCGATGTCATTACCGGTCTGATCAAAGCCAACTTCCCGACCCGGATCTCATTCAAGGTCTTCTCGCGTACCGATTCGCGTACCATCCTCGACTCCATGGGAGCCGAAGCCCTGCTTGGCATGGGCGACATGCTCTTTCTGCCGCCGGGGGTCGGCTACCTGCAACGCGTCCACGGGGCGTTTGTTTCGGAACTGGAAGTCCAGCGGGTGGTTGACTTTCTCTCCAAACAGGGGCAACCGGAATACGACAAATCGATTCTCCAGGCACCGCCCGCGGCAAACGGCGCCGAGGACGGCGAAGAAGAGTATGACGAGCGCTGGGACGAAGCGTTGAAAATTGTCACCGACACTCGCCAGGCGTCCATTTCCATGCTCCAGCGCCGCCTGCGGGTCGGTTACAACCGCGCCGCCAGAATGATCGAGCGCATGGAGACCGAAGGGATTGTCGGCCCCTCGGACGGCAGCGGTAAGCCCCGCGAAGTCCTGGCCAGAAAAATGGAATGA
- a CDS encoding ribonuclease J has translation MNKSPREQLRLLPFGGLGEIGMNMLGIEYGGKILLIDCGLMFPEAYMFGIDLVLPDVSMLESRHDDIIGLVLTHGHEDHIGAIPFLWQQLGRPVIYGTGLTLGLLRGKLREFDLDGKVPMEQIRPRQKIALKPFDIEPYRAAHSIVDGIGLIVRTPIGTLVHTGDFKIDPTPVDGENTDLAKLAEAGEEGVLLLLADSTNVENEGITLSEKTVGKVLDEIIPRCQRRVIVATFSSNIHRIQQIADAALLAGRKILVNGRSMVSNIAIARQLGYLKIAEEQFIELRDLRELPPEQVLIITTGSQGEPLSALMRIATGDHKQIELEKGDTVILSSKFIPGNEKAISDLINNLYRRGAEVFYEKTSEIHVSGHAGQEELKLIHSLVKPKFFVPVHGEYRHLVKHCQLAVEMGMAPENTLVLENGQSLELTSTEMQLGEPFESGRVFVDGKGIGDVGTMELRDRRHLAHHGVVIVMLAINQSTGSIVQGPEIFTKGFVPEENGESSELLNEARQVVCDLLGEYSLEMLSDWEELRVEVRKTLRRLFNRQIARRPLILPLILEL, from the coding sequence ATGAATAAATCACCCCGCGAGCAATTACGCCTGCTCCCCTTTGGCGGTCTCGGCGAGATCGGCATGAACATGCTGGGGATCGAATATGGCGGCAAAATCCTGCTCATCGATTGCGGGCTGATGTTTCCGGAAGCCTACATGTTCGGTATCGACCTGGTCCTGCCCGACGTCAGCATGCTGGAAAGCCGGCATGACGATATCATCGGCCTGGTCCTGACCCACGGCCATGAGGATCATATCGGGGCGATCCCCTTTCTTTGGCAACAGCTCGGCAGACCGGTGATTTACGGCACCGGGCTGACCCTGGGACTGCTCCGCGGTAAACTCAGGGAATTCGATCTGGACGGCAAAGTCCCCATGGAGCAGATCAGACCGCGCCAGAAAATTGCCCTCAAACCCTTCGACATCGAACCGTATCGGGCCGCCCACTCCATCGTCGACGGTATCGGCCTGATCGTCCGCACTCCCATCGGCACCCTGGTCCATACCGGCGATTTCAAGATCGATCCGACCCCGGTGGACGGTGAGAACACCGACCTGGCCAAGCTCGCCGAAGCCGGCGAGGAGGGAGTCCTGCTGCTGCTGGCGGATTCGACCAATGTTGAAAATGAAGGCATTACCCTGTCTGAAAAGACCGTCGGCAAAGTCCTCGACGAGATCATCCCCCGGTGTCAACGGCGGGTCATTGTCGCGACCTTTTCCTCAAATATTCACCGGATCCAGCAGATCGCTGATGCGGCTTTGCTGGCCGGTCGCAAAATCCTCGTCAACGGCCGGAGCATGGTCAGTAACATCGCCATCGCCCGACAGCTGGGCTACCTGAAAATTGCCGAGGAACAGTTCATCGAGCTGCGTGATCTGCGCGAGTTGCCCCCGGAGCAGGTCTTGATCATCACCACCGGCAGCCAGGGGGAACCACTCAGTGCGCTGATGCGGATCGCCACCGGCGACCATAAGCAGATCGAACTGGAGAAAGGCGATACGGTCATCCTTTCCTCCAAATTCATCCCCGGCAATGAAAAAGCGATCAGCGACCTGATCAACAACCTCTACCGCCGCGGCGCCGAAGTCTTTTATGAGAAAACCAGCGAAATTCATGTCTCCGGCCATGCCGGCCAGGAGGAATTGAAGCTGATTCACAGCCTGGTCAAACCGAAGTTCTTCGTTCCGGTGCATGGCGAATATCGCCACCTCGTCAAACACTGCCAGCTCGCCGTCGAAATGGGGATGGCGCCGGAAAACACCCTGGTCCTGGAAAACGGACAAAGTTTGGAACTGACCTCGACGGAAATGCAGTTGGGTGAGCCCTTTGAAAGCGGCCGGGTGTTTGTCGACGGCAAAGGGATCGGCGATGTCGGCACCATGGAGCTGCGCGACCGCCGCCACCTCGCCCATCATGGCGTGGTCATTGTCATGCTCGCCATCAACCAGTCGACCGGCAGCATTGTGCAGGGTCCGGAAATCTTCACCAAAGGGTTTGTTCCGGAAGAAAACGGCGAGAGTAGTGAACTGTTGAACGAGGCCAGGCAGGTCGTCTGTGACCTGCTTGGAGAATACAGCCTGGAGATGCTCAGCGATTGGGAAGAGCTGCGCGTCGAGGTCCGCAAGACCCTGCGCCGCCTGTTCAACCGGCAGATTGCCCGCCGCCCCTTGATTTTGCCGCTGATTCTGGAATTATAA
- a CDS encoding lysophospholipid acyltransferase family protein, whose product MLRACFYYLLFFPWTFVSILLALLCALLSGQNAAHRVGIIWGRSCLRLAGLKLKVTGAENIPPTSPAIYVSNHQSNFDIPIFYAGLPIQFRWLAKQELFEVPLFGTAMKYCGYIPIDRSNRRKAMESLNLAAQRIKDGASVIIFPEGTRTADGRLQEFKKGALILAAKARVPVVPVTIKGSFRVQSKDSLKITPGPLELIISPPLATEHLQNRDIDPLTRQIHDRIAANLQGAE is encoded by the coding sequence GTGCTGCGCGCTTGTTTCTATTACCTGCTATTTTTCCCCTGGACCTTTGTCTCGATTCTCCTGGCATTACTCTGTGCTCTTTTGAGCGGACAGAATGCTGCCCACCGGGTCGGCATTATCTGGGGCCGGTCCTGTTTGCGGCTGGCCGGGCTGAAACTCAAAGTGACCGGCGCGGAAAATATCCCGCCCACGAGCCCGGCCATTTATGTGTCTAATCACCAGAGCAATTTTGACATTCCGATTTTTTATGCCGGCCTGCCGATTCAGTTTCGCTGGCTGGCCAAACAGGAGCTGTTTGAAGTTCCGCTGTTCGGCACAGCCATGAAATACTGCGGCTATATCCCCATCGACCGTTCCAACCGACGCAAAGCCATGGAAAGCCTCAACCTTGCGGCCCAGCGGATCAAGGACGGGGCATCCGTGATCATTTTCCCCGAAGGAACCCGCACTGCGGACGGTCGTTTACAGGAATTCAAAAAGGGGGCCCTGATCCTGGCGGCTAAAGCCCGGGTTCCCGTGGTTCCGGTCACCATCAAGGGAAGCTTCCGGGTGCAGTCCAAAGACAGTCTGAAAATTACCCCCGGGCCGCTGGAGCTGATCATCTCCCCGCCGCTGGCGACCGAACATTTGCAAAACCGGGACATCGATCCGCTGACCCGGCAGATTCATGATCGCATTGCCGCCAACCTGCAAGGAGCTGAGTAA
- a CDS encoding DUF1667 domain-containing protein: MLKKYTCIICPLGCDIEATVEQDLVIAITGNSCPKGVDYVSQELANPLRNIATSVLIKNGDLPLVSVRLDRPIPKAEIFPAMAEIKRLCVTAPVQIGQVLLRNVAGTGADLIATKKIRATG, translated from the coding sequence ATGCTGAAAAAGTATACCTGCATCATCTGCCCGCTCGGTTGTGATATCGAAGCGACCGTCGAGCAGGACCTGGTTATCGCCATCACCGGCAATAGCTGTCCCAAAGGGGTCGACTACGTCAGTCAGGAGCTGGCCAATCCCCTGCGCAACATTGCCACCTCGGTATTGATCAAAAACGGCGACCTCCCGCTGGTCAGCGTCCGTCTTGACCGGCCGATCCCCAAGGCTGAGATTTTCCCGGCCATGGCCGAAATAAAGCGCCTGTGCGTCACCGCCCCGGTACAGATCGGCCAGGTTCTGCTACGGAATGTCGCCGGAACCGGCGCGGACCTGATCGCCACCAAAAAAATCCGGGCAACCGGCTAA
- a CDS encoding NAD(P)/FAD-dependent oxidoreductase, which translates to MQHKQVIIIGGGPAGLAAALELYHNGVTDILILEREKHLGGILRQCIHDGFGLLRFKESLSGPEYAQRFIDEIDRLHIPYLTDVTVLDITADKKVLAVSKQGLLEFQAEALALTMGCRERTRGAISIPGTRPAGIYTAGVAQSYINLANTMPGKNVVILGSGDIGLIMARRLTLEGAQVKAVFELQPYPSGLPRNIAQCLNDYDIPLFLNHTIIDIKGRSRLEGVTVAAVDEKFAPLPGTEKDYPCDTLILSVGLIPENELSLQAGVELDQRTKGALVDDSYQTSSPGIFVAGNVLQVHDLVDFVSAEAEKMALGIAAYLHSHSPQSTQLAIRGDASITHTVPQRVSGEKDFTLSLRPSRPAQNCAVQICQNERVIATQTFRKVLPAEMIQIPVAADLLAEAGDLEVRIAC; encoded by the coding sequence ATGCAGCATAAACAGGTGATCATCATCGGCGGTGGACCGGCCGGACTGGCGGCAGCGTTAGAGCTTTACCACAACGGCGTCACCGATATCCTGATTCTGGAACGGGAAAAACACTTAGGCGGGATTCTGCGCCAATGTATCCATGACGGCTTCGGCCTGCTTCGCTTCAAGGAATCCCTCAGCGGCCCGGAATACGCCCAGCGCTTTATCGATGAAATCGACCGTCTGCACATCCCTTATCTGACCGATGTCACAGTCCTTGATATCACCGCGGATAAAAAAGTGCTCGCCGTTTCCAAACAGGGGTTGCTCGAATTTCAGGCCGAGGCGCTGGCTCTGACCATGGGCTGCCGGGAACGCACCCGCGGAGCCATCAGCATTCCGGGCACCCGGCCCGCCGGTATTTACACCGCCGGCGTCGCCCAGTCCTACATCAACCTGGCGAATACCATGCCCGGCAAGAACGTGGTGATCCTTGGTTCCGGCGATATCGGCCTGATCATGGCCCGACGGCTGACCCTGGAAGGAGCGCAGGTCAAAGCGGTTTTCGAACTCCAGCCCTATCCGAGCGGCCTGCCGCGCAACATCGCCCAGTGCCTCAATGATTACGATATTCCGCTGTTCCTCAATCATACCATCATCGATATCAAAGGGCGCTCCCGCCTGGAAGGGGTCACGGTCGCGGCTGTCGACGAAAAGTTCGCGCCGCTCCCCGGAACCGAAAAAGACTATCCCTGCGACACCCTGATCCTTTCGGTCGGCCTGATCCCCGAAAACGAGCTGTCTTTGCAAGCCGGTGTAGAACTCGATCAAAGGACCAAAGGCGCCCTGGTCGATGACAGTTATCAGACCAGCAGCCCCGGCATCTTTGTCGCGGGCAATGTCCTCCAGGTTCACGATCTGGTCGATTTCGTTTCTGCCGAAGCCGAAAAGATGGCGCTGGGGATCGCCGCCTATCTGCACAGTCATAGCCCGCAGAGTACGCAACTGGCCATTCGCGGTGACGCTTCGATCACCCATACCGTTCCCCAGCGCGTCAGCGGCGAGAAGGATTTCACCCTCTCCCTGCGCCCCAGCCGGCCCGCCCAAAATTGTGCAGTGCAGATCTGCCAGAATGAACGGGTTATCGCAACGCAGACCTTCCGCAAAGTCCTGCCTGCGGAAATGATTCAGATCCCGGTCGCAGCCGACCTTCTGGCGGAGGCTGGCGACCTGGAAGTGAGGATAGCATGCTGA
- a CDS encoding NAD(P)/FAD-dependent oxidoreductase — MKEQSYDVVIIGAGVIGSAVARELSRYRLRIAVLEKELDVACGNSSRNTGVLHGGFTYRPGSLKAECTVEGNREFDQVAKELDVPFKRTGKVVVGFNDEDLRNILKFKQIGETNGVRGLEIIDKDRLYRIDASAGGEFAMYSPASGILNPMQYTIALAENAHANGAEFFFASEVTAIENSAGRYRISAGNQHFSARWVINCAGMNCVAISEMLGISGHQVKGFKGEYFVLDKKAGQYLNIPVYPAPNAKGGFSTHATPTIDGNVLIGPDSYLTDDPDDFAATRDHMQGLIADGSKMFKHIKRDFFIRNFAGTRWKRIDPATGEVLDFLIESRADKPGIVNLIGIESPGLTCALPIARRVVGRIRDREQLAPNPSFNPVRRGIPPFAGQPRERQQALINADPNYGEIVCRCETITKAEILRAINNPLGVVTVTGIKNRTRATMGRCQGGYCETRIAALIQETLGSKETEVLYQHAGSYLFTGKVREDDHHAA; from the coding sequence ATGAAAGAACAATCATACGACGTGGTCATCATCGGTGCCGGCGTGATCGGTTCGGCCGTCGCCCGGGAGTTGTCCCGCTATCGCCTGCGCATCGCCGTGCTGGAAAAAGAGTTGGATGTCGCCTGCGGCAATTCCAGCCGCAACACCGGAGTGCTGCACGGTGGTTTTACCTATCGACCCGGCTCCCTCAAGGCCGAATGTACGGTTGAAGGCAATCGCGAGTTCGACCAGGTCGCCAAGGAACTGGATGTCCCTTTCAAACGGACCGGCAAGGTCGTGGTCGGCTTCAACGACGAAGACCTGCGGAATATCCTCAAGTTCAAACAGATTGGAGAGACCAACGGAGTCCGCGGCCTGGAGATTATCGACAAGGACCGCCTCTACCGGATCGATGCCAGCGCCGGCGGTGAGTTCGCCATGTACAGCCCCGCTTCCGGGATTCTCAATCCGATGCAGTACACCATCGCCCTGGCCGAAAATGCTCACGCCAATGGTGCGGAATTTTTCTTTGCCAGCGAAGTCACCGCCATCGAAAACAGCGCCGGCCGCTACCGAATCAGTGCCGGAAACCAGCATTTCTCCGCCCGCTGGGTCATCAACTGTGCCGGGATGAACTGTGTCGCCATTTCCGAAATGCTCGGCATCAGCGGCCACCAGGTCAAAGGGTTCAAGGGGGAATATTTTGTGCTGGATAAAAAAGCCGGCCAGTACCTGAACATCCCGGTCTATCCGGCCCCCAATGCCAAGGGCGGCTTCTCCACCCATGCCACCCCCACCATCGACGGCAATGTGCTGATCGGCCCGGATTCCTATCTCACCGACGATCCGGATGACTTTGCCGCCACCCGTGACCACATGCAGGGTTTGATCGCAGACGGCTCAAAAATGTTCAAGCATATCAAGCGCGATTTCTTCATCCGCAACTTCGCCGGAACCCGCTGGAAAAGGATTGATCCTGCCACCGGCGAGGTCCTGGATTTCCTGATTGAAAGCAGAGCCGACAAACCGGGCATTGTCAATCTGATCGGGATCGAATCGCCCGGACTGACCTGCGCCTTACCGATTGCCCGGCGGGTGGTCGGCAGGATCCGCGACCGGGAGCAGCTGGCCCCCAATCCATCCTTTAACCCGGTTCGCCGAGGGATTCCCCCGTTTGCCGGGCAGCCGCGTGAGCGGCAGCAGGCATTGATCAACGCGGACCCGAACTACGGCGAGATCGTCTGCCGTTGCGAAACCATTACCAAAGCCGAAATCCTCCGCGCCATCAACAATCCCCTCGGCGTGGTCACGGTGACCGGGATTAAAAACCGGACCCGGGCGACCATGGGCCGTTGTCAGGGCGGTTATTGTGAAACCCGCATCGCCGCATTGATCCAGGAAACCCTGGGGAGCAAAGAGACGGAGGTCCTTTATCAGCATGCCGGCTCCTACCTGTTCACCGGCAAAGTTCGGGAGGACGACCATCATGCAGCATAA
- a CDS encoding lactate racemase domain-containing protein: MASSNVAVQKIIQHIPLPRMIRVRQKFCQEHIADIPAALRQQLDLRNLPARIAPGATIAITAGSRGIANLPEILRELVGWVRALGGQPFIVPAMGSHGGATAEGQAGVLYELGITEETVGAPIRATMEVVKIDTTPNGLPVHIDRFAQEADGIIVVGRIKQHTSFRAPIESGLAKMIAVGLGKRDGAEICHAAGVPNIPVRVTEIAETALQRANILFAVGILENAYDETFRIAAIPAEQILAEEPVLLDISREHMPQILFPGCDVLVVDAAGKNIAGTGMDPNVIRRNYIDTFAMPPLAQRLALLSLTEESHGNANGMTNADVCTRRFFNQIDFFETYPNPLTNGMLQSCKIPLVMENDRLAIQAAIKGCYGIDHNDARLIRIKNTLHIGEIMISENLLPEARNNPRIDIIGTAEELAFDAQGNLL; encoded by the coding sequence ATGGCATCTTCCAATGTAGCAGTCCAAAAAATTATCCAGCATATCCCCCTGCCCAGGATGATCAGGGTCCGCCAGAAGTTCTGCCAGGAGCACATTGCAGACATCCCGGCGGCCCTGCGTCAGCAACTCGACCTGCGCAATCTGCCGGCCAGAATTGCCCCCGGCGCCACCATCGCCATCACTGCAGGCAGTCGCGGCATCGCTAACTTGCCCGAGATCCTGCGCGAACTGGTCGGCTGGGTCAGAGCTCTTGGCGGCCAGCCGTTCATCGTTCCGGCCATGGGCAGCCATGGCGGAGCCACTGCTGAGGGGCAGGCCGGGGTGCTCTACGAGTTGGGCATCACGGAAGAAACGGTCGGCGCCCCGATTCGGGCAACCATGGAGGTGGTCAAAATCGACACCACCCCGAACGGGCTGCCGGTCCATATCGATCGGTTTGCCCAGGAAGCCGATGGCATCATCGTCGTCGGCCGCATCAAGCAGCACACCTCGTTTCGCGCCCCAATTGAAAGCGGCCTGGCAAAAATGATCGCAGTCGGGCTCGGCAAACGCGATGGCGCGGAGATCTGCCATGCCGCTGGAGTGCCGAATATTCCCGTGCGGGTCACGGAGATCGCTGAAACCGCTTTGCAGCGGGCGAACATTCTATTTGCCGTCGGCATTCTGGAAAACGCCTATGACGAGACCTTCCGGATCGCCGCCATCCCTGCCGAACAGATCCTGGCCGAGGAACCGGTTCTGCTCGACATCAGCCGCGAGCACATGCCGCAGATCCTTTTTCCCGGCTGCGACGTCCTGGTTGTCGATGCCGCCGGCAAAAATATTGCCGGCACCGGCATGGATCCGAACGTCATCCGCCGCAACTATATCGACACCTTTGCCATGCCTCCGCTGGCCCAGCGTCTGGCCTTGCTCAGCCTGACCGAGGAAAGTCATGGCAACGCCAACGGTATGACCAATGCCGATGTCTGCACCAGACGATTTTTCAACCAGATCGATTTTTTCGAGACCTATCCGAACCCGCTGACCAACGGCATGCTGCAATCCTGCAAGATCCCCCTGGTCATGGAAAATGACCGGCTGGCCATTCAGGCGGCGATCAAGGGCTGCTACGGCATCGACCATAACGATGCCCGCCTGATTCGGATCAAAAACACCCTGCATATCGGGGAGATCATGATCTCGGAAAACCTGTTGCCCGAAGCCAGGAACAATCCGCGCATCGATATTATCGGCACGGCGGAAGAATTGGCTTTCGACGCCCAGGGAAACCTGCTTTAA
- the garD gene encoding galactarate dehydratase: MNSKDRKSIKITPQDNVAVAVSTGGLKSGDCIEDGTVLVGDVPQGHKIALCDITEGEPIIRYGETIGYAVNDIPRGSWIHEALVRMPTAPALADMELATRPAPQLEPLEGYTFEGYRNPDGSVGTKNILGISTSVQCVAGIADFVVRKIKQELLPNYPNVDDVVALNHSYGCGVAINAPAAIIPIRTLQNLTLNPNLGGEVMVLGLGCEKLDPKRLVPANFLSGANDQQPEAILEIQDEAFQGFSAMVNGIMAMADKKLHNLNQRQRETCPVSDLVVGMQCGGSDALSGITANPAVGFAADLIVRAGGTAVFSEVTEVRDAVYMLTPRTVDKEVGQAMIREMAWYDRYLELGEVDRSANTTPGNKAGGLANIVEKSLGSIIKSGTSPIVDVLAPGERLRKKGLVFVATPASDFICGTLQLAAGINMQVFTTGRGTPYGLAMAPVVKVASRTALCNRWYDLIDINAGRIASGEASIEEIGWEIFHFIIDVASGRKQVAADKLGIHNDLVLFNPAPVT, from the coding sequence ATGAACTCAAAAGACAGAAAAAGTATCAAAATAACCCCCCAGGATAACGTTGCTGTCGCAGTCTCAACCGGTGGATTGAAAAGCGGAGACTGCATTGAAGACGGAACGGTTCTGGTTGGAGATGTTCCTCAGGGACATAAAATAGCTCTTTGCGATATCACCGAAGGTGAACCGATCATCCGTTACGGTGAAACCATTGGCTATGCAGTAAACGATATTCCCCGCGGAAGCTGGATCCACGAAGCATTGGTCAGGATGCCGACCGCACCGGCCCTTGCCGACATGGAATTGGCGACCAGACCGGCTCCCCAGCTTGAGCCACTGGAAGGCTATACCTTTGAAGGGTATCGTAATCCGGACGGCAGCGTTGGGACCAAAAACATTCTTGGCATCAGCACCAGTGTGCAATGTGTCGCCGGGATAGCTGACTTCGTGGTCCGCAAGATTAAACAGGAATTGCTTCCCAACTACCCGAATGTGGACGATGTGGTTGCGTTGAACCATTCTTACGGGTGCGGCGTTGCCATCAATGCTCCGGCAGCAATTATACCGATCCGCACCCTGCAGAACCTGACCTTGAACCCCAATCTGGGGGGAGAAGTCATGGTTCTGGGTCTGGGTTGTGAAAAACTGGATCCCAAGCGGCTGGTTCCCGCCAACTTTTTATCCGGAGCCAATGACCAGCAGCCGGAAGCCATTCTGGAGATCCAGGATGAAGCTTTCCAGGGGTTTTCAGCCATGGTCAACGGCATCATGGCGATGGCGGATAAAAAGCTGCACAATCTCAACCAGCGGCAGCGCGAAACCTGTCCGGTCTCCGACCTGGTGGTCGGCATGCAATGCGGCGGCAGTGATGCGCTTTCCGGCATTACCGCTAACCCCGCCGTCGGGTTTGCCGCCGATCTGATCGTGCGCGCAGGGGGGACTGCTGTATTCTCTGAAGTGACAGAAGTTCGTGATGCCGTCTACATGCTGACCCCGCGAACCGTGGACAAGGAAGTCGGCCAGGCCATGATCCGCGAAATGGCCTGGTATGATCGCTACCTTGAACTGGGCGAAGTGGACCGTAGCGCCAACACGACCCCGGGCAATAAAGCCGGCGGTCTGGCGAACATCGTGGAAAAGTCCCTCGGCTCTATCATCAAGTCCGGGACCAGCCCGATTGTCGATGTTCTTGCTCCCGGTGAACGCTTACGCAAAAAAGGGCTTGTCTTCGTAGCAACACCTGCCAGTGACTTCATTTGCGGCACGCTGCAACTGGCGGCCGGGATCAATATGCAGGTTTTCACCACCGGCCGCGGCACCCCCTACGGTCTGGCCATGGCGCCGGTCGTCAAGGTCGCCAGCCGAACTGCGCTCTGCAACCGCTGGTACGACCTGATCGATATCAATGCCGGCCGGATTGCCAGCGGTGAGGCCAGCATCGAAGAAATCGGCTGGGAAATCTTCCACTTCATCATTGATGTGGCCAGCGGCCGTAAGCAGGTTGCCGCCGACAAACTCGGGATTCACAACGACCTGGTCCTGTTCAACCCGGCCCCGGTGACCTGA